The genome window CGATTCCGCTGGTTGATCCGTGGGTGGCACTGCTTCCAACTTTCCACGAACTTTCCTCTTGAATTGGCCACGTGCTAAAATCCGCTCGAGAAAACTCGGCATTTTTTGTAATTCACAAGTAGCGCGAAAAATTTCGAGGGGAAAGTGCCGACATCGGCGGGGGCCCTTTCGGTGTTACATCACCGCCACATTTGGGTGCGGCGCAGGGCGAAGCACTTCGGACAAGGCGGCTGCCCAGCCCCCAATCAAATTGGAAGCCGATTAGCCCACTGTGGGGCTGGATCTATACGAATTGCCAAAGAACGGAGTTCGTAACATCATGATAGCATCCGGGTGGCCCAATTCCGAAATTCAATGAGCCGGCTGGCGCTGTGCGATCTGCGTCTGAAAGCTCAAAGGGAGGTTTCATGATCAAGGGAAGCGAAGTCCGAAAGGCAGGCCATGCGGTTGACCAACTCTTTTTGGACCGGTGGTCGCCGCGGGCCATGTCGGGCGAGGAAATCTCGGAGGCGGAATTGATGACACTGTTTGAAGCAGCGCGGTGGGCGCCTTCGTCGTACAACAACCAGCCGTGGCGAATTCTTTACGCCCGGCGGAATACTCCGCATTGGCAAGTTTTTTTCGATTTGATGGTGCCGCAGAACCAAGCATGGACGAAAAATGCGGCTGCGTTGTTGGTGTTCGTCTCCAAAACCACGTTTGATTTCAATGGCAAGCCGTATCCGACGCATTCGTTCGATACGGGCGCCGCATGGGAGAATTTAGCTTTGCAAGCGTGGATGAAGGGATATGTGGCGCATGGCATGCAAGGGTTCGATTATGATCGGGCTAAAGCGGCGCTGAAGATTCCCGATGGCTTTCGGGTGGAAGCGATGGCCGCCATTGGAAAACCTGGTAAGAAAGAGTTGCTTTCACCAGAAAATCAAAAGCGGGAAGCGCCAAGTGAGAGGAAGCAATTGTCTGAGACGGTATGCGAGGGGACGTTTGGTTGGTAATGCATGTGCCGTGTGATATGCAGATTCCCGACATCGCGAAGGAGGAAGCGTTTGTTCAGTAAGCGTGAATCACAAAAAAGGAAAGGGTTTTAGCATGAGTAAGCGAATTCAACTAGGGTGTTTGGCGCTGGGCTGTTTGTTTGCCGGATGGCTTTTGGGGCAAATCATGACCGGCCAGGCATGGGGGCAAGCAACGGCCAGCACTTCTTCCGGCAGCGGAAAATACGATTTGCGTTCGACCTTCATTGGCGATACTTGGGAAACGTGGAAAATTGACCGAAGCACCGGCGAGTCGTGGCACGAAGCAGACAACAAGCTCGTTAAAATTAAGGATTCAGCCCAGGTGCCAGCCGGCGATTACGATTTAGCTTTAATTACAAACGGCAAGGTTTATTTGACGTACCGGATCGATCGGAAGTCGGGACGGACGTGGAAAATTAATGGAGCGGAATGGATGGAACTTCAGCCCGACACTACGTGATCAGTGCATAAAAGCCCGCGCTAAGTGGGAGCAGAAGCTAGGCGGATGAGCTGGAGATTTGGCACCGGACATTCCGCGTGTTGGAATTGTTTTCCGCTTGCAAAGGGCAAGTGGTCTTTTACAATGCGGGTTCGGTTTCGTTGCATCAGTAGTTAGCCCCCGGTCATTGACCGAGGGCTTAAGTAGAATCTTGGACCCCTCATGCCGCCCTCTCCGCAAGGGAGAGGGAGATGACCGATGACCACTTCGACAATGATTGCCGGGTATTTGGCGCTATTTGTGGCTTTCGGGTTTGCATTTTTGTTTGTGAACCTGGTGGTGGGAAAGTTCTTGCGGCCGAAGGCGCCTAATCCGGAAAAATTGGAAATTTACGAGTGCGGCGAGCCCACGATTGGGTCGAGCTTTGTGCAGTTCGACATCCGATTTTACGTGGTGGCGCTATTGTTCATAATATTTGACGTGGAGGTGGCGTTCTTCTTCCCGTGGGCCAATGTGTTTGGCAAGTCAACGCATTTAATGGATCCAAATTTGCCGGTGGTACAGTCAGCAGCGTCTAGCACAGATTCGAAGCCGGCCCTTACACCAGCGGCAGCGGGAATATATCGTGAATTGAGTGTGCCTGAGGCTGCGGCGCCACACGCGACGGAAGAAATTCGCAGTTCCGCCAATCAGTTGGCGTGGTTGGCGCTGGTCGATATTCTGGCATTTTTCGCGATTTTGATGGTGGGCTTTGCCTACGTATGGCGACGGGGCGATTTGGATTGGGTGCGGGCGACGGCACAGGAGCCGATTTCGCAACCGCAACGGATACCGTCGTCAGGGACCGTGGAACTCGAGCCCGTGATGATGGCGTGAAAATGCCGGTTTGCTAAACGGCAAGCGCGGGTCAAGCCTCGTGGATGACATGGTGATTTGCTATGCGTGGACAATCGTTCTTGGATCGCCTGAAGCAGCAATTCGGCGACAAAATTACCGGCGGCAATTTGGAGGCGCTCGATCCTTGGATTGAAGTTTCGCCCGCCGGCCTGGTCGAAGTCTGCACCTATTTGCGCGATGAACCGAGTTTGCGATTCGACATGCTGCAATTGATTTCGGGGGTCGATTACTGCGAACCGGACGCGAAAAAGGCAGCCAAAGTTTCCTGGCAGCCGCATACGGAGTTGGTGTATCACCTGTGGAGCGTGCCTAACCGAGTGAGCTTAGTGCTGAAGGTAATGTTGCCGCGCTGGAAGAACGAGGTGGCCGGCGAACTGCCGGAGGTTCCCACGGTAAGCCACATTTGGCGCACGGCGGATTGGCACGAACGAGAAGTATTTGACCTCAGCGGTGTACGATTTGTGGGGCATCCAGCGTTGCGCAGAATTTTGTGCCCGGAAGATTGGGTAGGGCATCCGTTGCGGAAGGATTACGAGATGCCGCTGGAATATCATGGGATTCGCGGGAAATAACCGGCAAAAACAACGATGGCAACAGCGACCGACGACCAACGCATTATAGAATTTGACGTTCGCACCGACGAAATGTTGGTGAACATGGGGCCCCAGCATCCCAGTACGCATGGTGTGCTGCGGCTGGTGTTGCGCACCGACGGCGAAATCGTTTCGGAAGTGACGCCGCACATCGGTTACTTGCACCGCTGTGCCGAAAAAATTGGCGAGAATTTAACGCCCCGGCAGTGGATTCCCTACACCGACCGGATGGATTACCTGGCCGGAATGAATATGAATTTGGGCTGGGCGCTGACCGTGGAAAAGCTGCTCAAGTACGAAATGCCGGCCAAAGGCAAGCACTTGCGGGTGATCATTGCCGAAATGGGGCGCATCGCCAGCCATTTAGTGGGCATGGGCGCGTATGGGCTCGATTTGGGCACGTTCAGCCCATTTTTGTACGCCTTCCGAGAACGGGAAAAAATTCTGGATTTGTTCGAGGAAGCATGCGGGGCGCGGCTCACTTATAGCTACATCACGGTAGGCGGGGCTACTGCGGATTTACCGCCCGGTTGGTTACAGCGATGTGAGAAGTTTTTGGATGAATTGGAGCCGGTCATTGCGGAGTATCATGCCTTGCTGACGACCAATGCGATTTTCGTCCGTCGCACGGCGGCCATTGGCGTGATGTCGCCGGAGTTGGCGATTAACTATGGCTGCACTGGACCGGTGTTGCGCGGCAGCGGCGTGGATCAGGATTTACGCCGTGATGGCGAGGAACGCTATACCGAAATGTACGACGGCTATGCCTTCGAAGTTGTTGTGCAAAAAGGCGGCCATTACCCGAAAGATCACAAATACCCAGCGGTGCCCAAACAGGCCGTGCTGGGCGACTGTTGGCATCGGTTTTATGTGCGGATGCTGGAAGTGGTGCAATCGATGGATTTGGTGCGGCAGGCGATCGATCGCTACAGTCGGGCTACCGGTTCATGGGGAGAACCGGTCAAGTTGACCGAAAAATTGCCGAAGGGGGAAGCCTATTTGGAAACCGAATGCCCCCGCGGCCAAATGGGTTTTTACATTGTCAGCGAAGGGGGCTCCATCCCTTGGCGGGTGCGGGCGCGAAGTAGTTCGTTTTGTAATTTGTCGGTCACGCACGAACTGTGCAAAGGCTGTTTGATTGCCGACGTGCCGGCCATTGTGGGATCGCTGGATGTTGTGATGGGGGAGATTGATCGGTAGCCGATGAAAAGGCAGCGATCATAGTGGCAGCGGCTGCGGGTTGTAAAGAAGAGTGATCGACCGAGGCCATCGGTCAGGGCCATGATCAACAATAACTGACGGCCAATCCCTGGAGTGCGGGATTGGCCGTCGTCGCTCATCAGCTGGCCTTTGGTTGCGGTCCACCCCAGAATTGG of Pirellulales bacterium contains these proteins:
- a CDS encoding NADH-quinone oxidoreductase subunit D, coding for MATATDDQRIIEFDVRTDEMLVNMGPQHPSTHGVLRLVLRTDGEIVSEVTPHIGYLHRCAEKIGENLTPRQWIPYTDRMDYLAGMNMNLGWALTVEKLLKYEMPAKGKHLRVIIAEMGRIASHLVGMGAYGLDLGTFSPFLYAFREREKILDLFEEACGARLTYSYITVGGATADLPPGWLQRCEKFLDELEPVIAEYHALLTTNAIFVRRTAAIGVMSPELAINYGCTGPVLRGSGVDQDLRRDGEERYTEMYDGYAFEVVVQKGGHYPKDHKYPAVPKQAVLGDCWHRFYVRMLEVVQSMDLVRQAIDRYSRATGSWGEPVKLTEKLPKGEAYLETECPRGQMGFYIVSEGGSIPWRVRARSSSFCNLSVTHELCKGCLIADVPAIVGSLDVVMGEIDR
- a CDS encoding NADH-quinone oxidoreductase subunit C, producing the protein MRGQSFLDRLKQQFGDKITGGNLEALDPWIEVSPAGLVEVCTYLRDEPSLRFDMLQLISGVDYCEPDAKKAAKVSWQPHTELVYHLWSVPNRVSLVLKVMLPRWKNEVAGELPEVPTVSHIWRTADWHEREVFDLSGVRFVGHPALRRILCPEDWVGHPLRKDYEMPLEYHGIRGK
- a CDS encoding nitroreductase family protein; the protein is MIKGSEVRKAGHAVDQLFLDRWSPRAMSGEEISEAELMTLFEAARWAPSSYNNQPWRILYARRNTPHWQVFFDLMVPQNQAWTKNAAALLVFVSKTTFDFNGKPYPTHSFDTGAAWENLALQAWMKGYVAHGMQGFDYDRAKAALKIPDGFRVEAMAAIGKPGKKELLSPENQKREAPSERKQLSETVCEGTFGW
- a CDS encoding NADH-quinone oxidoreductase subunit A, yielding MTTSTMIAGYLALFVAFGFAFLFVNLVVGKFLRPKAPNPEKLEIYECGEPTIGSSFVQFDIRFYVVALLFIIFDVEVAFFFPWANVFGKSTHLMDPNLPVVQSAASSTDSKPALTPAAAGIYRELSVPEAAAPHATEEIRSSANQLAWLALVDILAFFAILMVGFAYVWRRGDLDWVRATAQEPISQPQRIPSSGTVELEPVMMA